One Carassius auratus strain Wakin chromosome 3, ASM336829v1, whole genome shotgun sequence genomic region harbors:
- the LOC113049857 gene encoding stannin, with the protein MSITDHSPTTGVVTIIVILIAIAALGALILGCWCYLRLQRISQSEDEESIVGEGETKEPFLLVQYSTKGPRVEHKTKLTPNGTESHT; encoded by the coding sequence ATGTCTATCACGGACCATAGCCCCACCACCGGGGTCGTCACGATTATTGTAATACTTATTGCCATTGCAGCACTAGGAGCTTTAATTCTTGGTTGTTGGTGCTACTTGCGACTGCAGCGCATCAGTCAGTCTGAAGACGAGGAAAGCATTGTCGGTGAAGGGGAAACCAAGGAGCCCTTCTTACTGGTCCAGTATTCGACCAAAGGCCCGCGGGTGGAGCACAAGACCAAGCTCACCCCTAACGGCACGGAGAGCCACACCTAA
- the LOC113049867 gene encoding zinc finger CCCH domain-containing protein 7A-like has product MSATGQERSSRWQDIQKGLQFIQSTLPFPGPQEQYEVFIQSLVRNLFGEGNDVFLEGEWTRSVELYTEALNIAEYAESEDIIISQDLKEKLFANRAASYLNIGLHDQALEDSEKALQLNETNYRALYRKARCLKEMGRHQEAYEVVAKCSMAVPQDTRVIEMTQELAKMLGLKIRKAYVRSKPALNVLPCSSLSGAGNDKHSPSSASVEHIETEVGQYMQGMGGPVQECSTVSKMEEVESKPLVSVNSPTVVPVETNNPEPVPMPVHNGTRLNDSYTVPDTHLDYDTDIFGDELDELLDRASPSESSLDIPTVEGPIPLPTSIAVSSSIQSSLLMPSHLGHPFLSMAPQCTVSLPAPYHNSISSYSLGLDTFSSPLDSLDSLSISESPTGRDKPFSQHHFMSMSNSDMSVSTIPPIGMGFYTSDGTFVQDYPPQLDLAKNPLADTHEFKQACSSCYIKTGPGVLDYAYHPEDHKCKKDLLLGRSKHSELPTWKLIRPRPTKNQYMGPYYICKDVAMGQECRYLGHCTFAYCQEEIDVWTLERKGFICRENLCDPYGSKPKLILTVPKILQEHHGIFMFLCEVCFDHKPRIISKTSKDNPGLCSHPVTKHVFEEKKCLVHYLRDKTVRFSKIRPYFPHYQMDLCRHEVRYGCQREDLCFYAHSLIELKVWMMQSEKGITHEGIVQESQKYCNMDAAVHAQELPPALRRFGPANLKMQFVCAQCWRNGQVIEADKNRKYCSAKARHPWSKERRVVLVSSIERKKWTTVRPLPTKKPIPAQFEICLHVAAGKKCQYIGICSFAHSPEERDLWTFMKENNIADMEQLYEMWLQSQKPGWSEENSSGARENGKQIHMPTDYAEEVAGNHCWLCGKNCNSDKQWQQHITSEKHKERVFNSEDDQNCWQYRFPTGTFRVCERFLMGTCTEEELCKLAHGDEELKEWRDRREFLLMKLAKARKDHLIAPNDNDFGKYSFLLKDIK; this is encoded by the exons ATGTCAGCCACAGGCCAGGAGCGAAGCAGCCGATGGCAGGACATTCAGAAGGGCTTGCAGTTCATTCA gTCTACCCTGCCTTTTCCTGGCCCTCAAGAGCAGTATGAG GTGTTCATCCAGAGTTTGGTGAGGAATCTGTTTGGTGAGGGAAATGATGTGTTCCTTGAAGGCGAATGGACGCGATCTGTTGAATTATACACAGAGGCCTTAAACATAGCGGAGTATGCAGAATCAGAGGACATCATCATCTCTCAAGACCTGAAGGAGAAGCTTTTTGCGAACCGTGCTGCATCCTACTTGAACATT GGACTGCACGATCAAGCTCTAGAGGACTCTGAAAAAGCTCTTCAACTCAATGAAACCAACTACAGAGCGCTTTACCGGAAGGCTCGATGTCTAAAAGAAATGGGAAGACATCAAGAGGCTTATGAGGTGGTTGCTAAATGCTCCATGGCAGTGCCTCAG GATACTCGTGTGATTGAAATGACCCAGGAACTTGCCAAAATGTTGGGGTTGAAAATCCGTAAGGCTTATGTCAGAAgcaag cCTGCCTTAAATGTTTTGCCCTGTTCAAGTCTGTCAGGAGCCGGTAATGATAAG cattctcCGAGCTCTGCCTCCGTAGAGCATATTGAAACGG AAGTGGGCCAGTATATGCAGGGTATGGGCGGCCCGGTACAAGAGTGTTCTACAGTAAGCAAGATGGAAGAAGTAGAGTCTAAGCCTCTTGTCAGTGTCAACTCGCCAACGGTCGTCCCAGTTGAGACCAATAATCCAGAGCCTGTTCCCATGCCCGTACATAATGGAACCAGGCTTAATGACTCTTACACAGTACCAGACACCCACTTGGACTATGATACAGATATTTTCGGGGATGAACTGGATGAGCTGTTGGACAGAGCAAGTCCTTCTGAGTCCTCTTTG GATATTCCCACAGTGGAGGGACCTATTCCTTTACCAACCAGTATTGCCGTCAGTAGTTCGATACAGAGTTCTTTGCTCATGCCTTCTCACCTGGGCCATCCGTTTTTGAGTATGGCTCCACAATGCACAGTCAGTTTGCCCGCACCGTATCACAATTCAATTTCATCGTATTCTCTTGGTCTGGACACATTTTCTTCACCTCTGGATTCATTGGATAGTTTGTCAATTTCAGAGTCTCCGACAG GACGAGATAAACCATTTAGCCAGCATCATTTTATGTCG ATGAGTAATAGTGACATGTCAGTGTCAACCATTCCACCTATCGGCATGGGTTTCTACACATCCGATGGGACATTTGTGCAGGATTATCCACCGCAGCTAGACCTTGCCAAGAACCCACTTGCTGATACCCATGAATTCAAACAGGCCTGTTCCTCTTGCTACATTAAAACTG GACCTGGAGTGCTGGATTACGCTTACCATCCAGAGGACCACAAATGCAAAAAAGATTTGCTTTTGggaagaagcaaacattctgaACTTCCAACATGGAAGCTTATTCGCCCAAGACCCACAAAAAACCAGTACATGGGGCCTTATTATATTTGCAAAG ATGTGGCGATGGGACAAGAATGCCGGTATCTTGGCCATTGTACCTTTGCTTATTGCCAAGAGGAAATTGACGTGTGGACGTTAGAACGCAAAGGCTTCATCTGCAGGGAAAATCTGTGTGATCCTTATGGGTCTAAACCTAAGCTCATTTTGACAGTGCCCAAAATCTTACAGGAGCACCATGGGATATTTATGTTCCTCTGTGAG GTGTGCTTTGATCACAAACCCCGAATAATCAGCAAAACCAGTAAGGACAACCCCGGTCTATGCTCTCACCCAGTGACAAAGCATGTGTTTGAGGAAAAGAA GTGCCTTGTACACTATTTAAGGGACAAAACAGTCAGGTTCTCCAAAATCCGTCCATACTTCCCTCATTACCAGATGGATCTGTGTAGGCATGAGGTACGGTACGGCTGCCAGCGAGAGGATCTCTGCTTTTATGCCCACAGCCTCATCGAGCTCAAAGTATGGATGATGCAGAGTGAAAAAG GTATCACACATGAAGGTATTGTCCAGGAGTCACAGAAATATTGTAATATGGATGCTGCTGTTCATGCCCAG GAGCTTCCACCAGCCCTGCGCAGATTTGGTCCAGCTAACCTGAAGATGCAGTTTGTATGTGCTCAGTGTTGGAGGAACGGCCAAGTCATCGAGGCAGACAAAAACAGGAAGTATTGCAGTGCAAAGGCCCGGCACCC TTGGTCTAAAGAGAGACGGGTGGTTCTGGTTAGTTCTATTGAACGGAAAAAGTGGACTACAGTTCGACCTCTCCCAACAAAAAAGCCTATTCCTGCTCAGTTTGAa ATTTGTTTGCATGTGGCAGCTGGCAAAAAGTGTCAGTACATTGGAATCTGCTCTTTTGCTCACAGTCCGGAGGAGAGAGATCTATGGACCTTCATGAAAGAAAACAATA TTGCAGACATGGAGCAGCTGTATGAAATGTGGCTGCAGTCTCAGAAGCCGGGCTGGAGCGAGGAGAACAGCAGCGGTGCCCGAGAGAATGGCAAACAGATTCATATGCCCACGGACTATGCTGAGGAAGTG GCTGGCAACCATTGCTGGTTGTGTGGGAAGAACTGCAACAGTGATAAGCAGTGGCAGCAGCATATCACCTCCGAGAAGCACAAAGAACGAGTGTTCAACTCTGAAGACGATCAGAACTGCTGGCAGTATCGCTTCCCCACAGGAACCTTCAGAGTTTGCGAGCG GTTCCTCATGGGCACCTGCACGGAGGAGGAGCTTTGTAAGCTGGCACATGGAGACGAGGAGCTGAAGGAATGGAGGGACCGAAGAGAATTCCTTTTGATGAAACTTGCCAAAGCTAGAAAAGATCACTTGATAGCGCCAAATGATAATGACTTTGGCAAATATAGTTTTCTGCTTAAAGATattaagtaa